TGGTCCTCGAATCGCGCCAGCTGATCGTCGGGATCATTCAATTCACTGAACGCATTCGCCAGTTCGGTACCGTTGACGAACAGCTCGAAGCGCTCGGTGAGGCGCGGATCACTCCGATGCGCTTTCGCGAGCGGCGAGAGCGGCCGCGGATAGTCCACCACGAACGTGGGCTGAATCAGCGTCGGCTCGAGCGTGTGCTTGAACAGTTCGTCGAGCAGGCGGGCGCCGGCAAGGTCACGGACCGCATCCGCCGATTCGCCGGCGTCGCGGAGAAACTGGCGCAGTTGTTCCTCACCCGCTTCGAGGGGATCGAACCCGGCGATGGCGCGGATCCCGTCGACGAATCCGACGCGGGCAAACGGCGCGGCAAAATCGATCGTCGTTCCGGCGGACGTCACCTGTTGACCGCCACGACATTCCTGCACGACCGCCACCAGCAGCTGCTCGACCATCGTCTGCATCTCGTGATAATCGGCGTACGCCTGATACCACTCCAGCATGGTGAATTCGGGGTTGTGGGTCCGGTCCATCCCCTCATTGCGGAAGTCGTGGCCGATCTCGTACACCCGCTCGAATCCACCGACGAGGAGTCGCTTGAGATAGAGCTCGTCGGCGACCCGCAGGAAGAGCGGCATGTCGAGCGCTCGATGATGCGTCATGAACGGATGCGCCGCGGCACCCCCGTACATCGGCTGAAGGACTGGTGTCTCCACCTCGAGAAAGCCCCGCGCATCCAGGAAGCGGCGGATCGTCGCGATCGCTTTGGCACGCAGGATGAACGTCTGCCGCAATTCCGGATGCACCGCGAAATCCGCGTACCGCTGGCGATAGCGGACTTCGGGATCGGTCAATCCGCCGTGCACCACCGTCGTCCCGTCGGCGAGGCGCTCGGTCTTTCCGCGCGGCAGCGGCCGCAGCGACTTTGACAGTAACTCCACCGCAGCGACCGCAATGGTGATTTCGCCGGTGCGGGTGCGGAACAGCGCCCCGCTCACACCGATATGGTCATCGAGATCGAGCAGTTCGACCAGGTCCCACGCCGCGCCCAGCGTGTCCTGCTTGAAGTAGAGCTGGATCCGCCCCGACTGATCCTCGAGATGACCGAAGATCGTCTTCCCCTGGCCGCGCAACGCCACGATCCGTCCCGCGACGTCCACCTGCGGCCCCGCATCGGGCGTGGCATCATTCCATGCCGCGAGCGCCGCCGCGGCGGAATGGCTCCGTTCGAACCGGTATGCGAACGGCCGCACCCCGAGCGCTTCGATGCGCGAGCGCTTCTCCCGTCGAGCCTCTTCGACATAGGTGCGTTCGAGGGGATCGATCACGCCGCCTTCGCTCCGAATCGCTTGAGGTACGCTTCGATGAACCCATCGAGATCGCCGTCCATCACGCGCTGGACGTCGGTCACCTTGAGTTCGGTGCGGTGATCATTCACCATCGTGTACGGCTGGAACACGTACGAGCGGATCTGGTTTCCCCACGAGTTGTCGGTCTTGGTCGCTTCCACCAGCGCGCGCGCAGCCTCCTGCTCCTCGAGCTTCAGCTGATAGAGCGCCGCTCGCAGCATCTTCATCGCCACGTCACGATTCTTGAACTGGCTCCGCTCCTGCTGGCAGGAGACCACGGTGCCGGTGGGCATGTGCGTGAGGCGCACGGCCGATGATGTCTTGTTGACGTGCTGCCCGCCGGCGCCGGACGCACGGAAGACGTCCATCTTGATGTCTTCCTCGCGCAGGTCGATCTCGATCGTGTCGTCGACGTCGGGATAGACGAACACCGACGCGAACGACGTGTGGCGCCGAGCCTGGCTGTCGTACGGCGATATCCGCACCAGACGATGCACCCCCTTCTCGGCCTTGAGATACCCGTATGCGTACTGACCCTTGATCTCGATCGAGACCGATTTGATTCCCGCCTCCTCGCCGGCCATCAAATCGAGAATCGTCACTTCAAATCCCTTTCGCTCGGCCCACCGGACGTACATGCGCATCAGCATCTCCGCCCAATCCTGCGATTCGGTGCCGCCGGCGCCGGGGTGGATCGTAAGGATCGCTCCACGGCCGTCATCCGGTCCCTGCAGCATCGTCTGCAGTTCGAACCGCTCCAGCTGATCGACAACGCGAGCAAGCTCCCCCTGCAGCTCGGCCGCCATTGATTCGTCCGGCTCGGAGGCAAGCAGCTCCGACAGCCCCGACACGTCGTCGAGTCTCGACTGGAGCTGATCGTGCGGGGTGATCCACCCCTTGAGGGTACGGATTTCTTCGACCTGCTCTCGCGCCCGGGCGGAGTCCGCCCAGAACGCAGGATCGGCCTGGCGAGCCTCGAGGTCCCGGAGCCGCGCTACCTTGCGATCGAGGTCAAAGAAAGTCTCGGAGTTCGGTGAGCCGCTGCTTCAACTCGACGACACGGTCGGCCAGATCGGGCATGGATCGAATCCCTGAAAAGAATGCCCAAAGATAGCCGCACACCGCGCGGCATCGGCATCCTTACCCGAAGAGCGAACGCCCCTCTGCAAGAATCTCGTTGAGCGCTTCGGTGAAGTACGGCGTGTTGGCGGCGACGTCGTGTCCCACCTGCTCGCTGTACTCCTCCCAGCTCTTCCGGATCTCTTCGCCGAACAGCTCCTTCAGGTTTCCCTCCGCGAGCCCGCGCTGACGCTTCTCTGGATAGTAGACCACCAGGTCCGACACGAGCGCCCGCGCCAACCGCCGGGCCCGCGTCGACGGGTCCTGCTGCAGGAATGGGTTGTTGAACCGGCCAGCCTGCGACGCCGCGGACGACGGAGGCGGCGCGGCGGCGGGCGGCGGAGCTGGTGAAGTGGCCGGGGCGGCCGCCGCTTCAGCGGGCGCGGGTGGCTGCGGTGCCGGTGGCGCTGCCGCGTTCCCCATCCCGATCCCGTACGCCGGGACCGGGTCGGCAGCGGGAGCCACTTGCTGGTGGACCGGGATCGCCGGGGGCTGTGGCGGAGCCGCAGCCGGCTGGTTCGTTGGGGGTGCCGGAGGAGCCTGCGACGGCTGGGGCGCTGTCGCCGGCGCGGCCAGTTCGACCGGAGCCAGTGACGGCGATGGTGGCGCGGCAATCGGCGGTCGCCGGACCGCGATCAATCCCGAACAGACTGAGCAGCGGGCGCGGACCCCCTGCTCCGGGACCTTGGCCGGGTCCACGCGGAACACCGTGGCACATTGCGGGCAGGTAACGTTCATCGGTTCCTCAAGCGCTGCGGGCGTCGCGTCCGCCGGGGCCGCTCCGGATCTCCATGTCTCCCCGGCGGCGGTCAACGACGAACAGCGACCCGGGAAGTGTTTTCGCGTAACTCTTCATTTCGGTCGCCAGTTCACTCACCTGCGCTGGATGAGTGAACCGGTGATGCTGATTGGTGACGACGCCGATCGAGAGCGTCATCAATGGGACCCGGTGCAACTGTCCGCGCCGGTCCTTGCCAAAAAAATACCCTGCTCGCCTGTCCTGCTCACTGTACTGCAGCGGGATCAGTTCGTCGAACACCGTGAGAATCTCGGCGCAGACCGGCGCGAAGTCGTTGAACGACGTGACAAAGATGAAATCGTCGCCACCGATATGCCCCACGAACCCGTCCGAGCCCAGCAGGCCGCGAACAACATCGTGAAGGACGCGGGAGAGGATGTAGATCACCCGGTCGCCATCGTAATAACTGTATCGGTCGTTGAATTCCTTGAAGTGATCGAGGTCGGCATAGCACACGGCAAAGGCGCCGCCGCCGTCGAGTCGCCGCCGGATTTCGCGTTCGATTTCGTTGGTTCCCGGCAGGCGCGTCGACGGATGCACCGCAACATCGCGTTCGGTGCGCACCGTCAGCGCGTCGAGTCGCGCGCGCTGCTCCGCAGCATCAACCAGCGGAGAGAGGACCTCGTCCGCTCCAGCCTCGTACCATTTGACGATCGACCCGGCGTCGTGCTGGTCGGTGAGGACGGTCATCGGAACGATCGCCGTCGACGGATCGCCCTTGAGCCGATGGACCAGCGCAAGACCGTCCTCATGACACGAGCGTTCGTCGATGAAGAGCAGCGCACCTCGCCCCCGCAATACCAGCGTGGCGATGTCGACCGGGTCCGCGTGCTGCTCGATCCCGAGCCCGCGCGCGTCGGCCCAGCGCGCGACCAACTCGGGCGGCGGGCGATCAGCTGCGCCGCAGTACAGGATGACGCGACGCTGATGTGGCACGCCAGAACTCCGGAGGAGGGGCTGACGGCAACGTAGACTCGGCGTTGGAAGCCGTCAAATGAACCACGCCGCCGCGGCAATCATCAGGTACAATGCGAGCAGTTGGACCCCTTCGAGCCAGTGGGACTCGCCATCGAGAACGATCAGGGCGGAGACGATGACGGCCGCAGCCAGCGCCCCGACCTGGAACCCCGGGAAGACCAGGTTCATCCCCGATCCGATCACGCCGCCGACCAGCACCAGAATCGGCGCCACCAGCAGCGCGACCTGGGTGCTCGACCCCAGCGCGATCTGGATCGCCAGTTCAATCCGCCCGCGCCGCGCAGCAACGATTGCGCTGGCGTGCTCCGCCGCGTTGCCGACGATCGGTACGACGATCAGGCCGAGGAACCCTTGCGATACGCCGAGTGATCGCGTCACCGGTCCAATAGTCTCGACCAGAAACTCCGATTCGACAGCGACCAGCACCGTGGCAACCGCCAGCACCACGACGGTGATCCCCAGTGGCCAGCGAGTGTGCGGATCCTCCCCTGACGCTGCGCCGGTAAAGATCCGGCGGTGCGTTCGGAGGGAAAAGAGCAGTGAGGCGAGGTAGATGATGGCGAGGAGGACGGCCACGAGTTTCGACAGGGCCTGGAGGTGCGAATCAGCCGGTGTCCCGCGCAGCATCGACGGGAGCATCAACGCCGCGACAGCAATCGCGAGCATGGCGCTGCTCATTCCGGCAGCGGTGCGATTGAACTTCAGAATCGGCTGGCGGAGGCCGCCCGCGAGGAGCGCTGCACCGAGAATCAGCAGCAGGTTGCCGAGGATCGACCCGGTGAGCGACGCCTTCACGAAATCGACGTAGCCGGCATGCAACGCAGCAATCGCCACGATTACTTCCGTGGCATTTCCGAACGCTGCGTTCAGCACCGCACTGACCGTCGGTCCGGCATGATCGGCAAGATGCTCCGTGGCCTGCGCGATCGCCCCCGCAAGAGGAATGATCCCGAGACAGGTCACCGCGAACACCCACCCCGAGCTCACGCCGAGGTATTTCAGTCCCACCGTCAGCGGCACGGCGAGGAGGCCAATCCAGAGCACCCAGGAATGCTCTTTCGGCGCAGCAGTTGGAGCCGGTGCTGGACGCGGAGGCGGTGCGAGGCGCGGGCGCTCCGGAGCCCGGGCTTCGGGAATGTCGTCGATTTCAGGATCGCGTTTCCGCGCTACCGGTGCCGGTTGCACCGGTTGACCACTGCGTTCGCGCGGCGGAGATCCATCCCGCCGTTTTCCGGACCGCGCCGCCGGAGGAGGCGCAACGAGTCTGCGTAGCTCTGTCGGTCGAGCCTTTGCCATCGTCAACGCGCGCGCGATCGCGCCGCGCGGTTCCTTGATCAGGGCGAGAAAGAGATCGTCGCCGTTCGGAT
This window of the Gemmatimonadales bacterium genome carries:
- a CDS encoding diguanylate cyclase; the encoded protein is MPHQRRVILYCGAADRPPPELVARWADARGLGIEQHADPVDIATLVLRGRGALLFIDERSCHEDGLALVHRLKGDPSTAIVPMTVLTDQHDAGSIVKWYEAGADEVLSPLVDAAEQRARLDALTVRTERDVAVHPSTRLPGTNEIEREIRRRLDGGGAFAVCYADLDHFKEFNDRYSYYDGDRVIYILSRVLHDVVRGLLGSDGFVGHIGGDDFIFVTSFNDFAPVCAEILTVFDELIPLQYSEQDRRAGYFFGKDRRGQLHRVPLMTLSIGVVTNQHHRFTHPAQVSELATEMKSYAKTLPGSLFVVDRRRGDMEIRSGPGGRDARSA
- the prfB gene encoding peptide chain release factor 2 (programmed frameshift), translating into MPDLADRVVELKQRLTELRDFFDLDRKVARLRDLEARQADPAFWADSARAREQVEEIRTLKGWITPHDQLQSRLDDVSGLSELLASEPDESMAAELQGELARVVDQLERFELQTMLQGPDDGRGAILTIHPGAGGTESQDWAEMLMRMYVRWAERKGFEVTILDLMAGEEAGIKSVSIEIKGQYAYGYLKAEKGVHRLVRISPYDSQARRHTSFASVFVYPDVDDTIEIDLREEDIKMDVFRASGAGGQHVNKTSSAVRLTHMPTGTVVSCQQERSQFKNRDVAMKMLRAALYQLKLEEQEAARALVEATKTDNSWGNQIRSYVFQPYTMVNDHRTELKVTDVQRVMDGDLDGFIEAYLKRFGAKAA
- the lysS gene encoding lysine--tRNA ligase, whose amino-acid sequence is MIDPLERTYVEEARREKRSRIEALGVRPFAYRFERSHSAAAALAAWNDATPDAGPQVDVAGRIVALRGQGKTIFGHLEDQSGRIQLYFKQDTLGAAWDLVELLDLDDHIGVSGALFRTRTGEITIAVAAVELLSKSLRPLPRGKTERLADGTTVVHGGLTDPEVRYRQRYADFAVHPELRQTFILRAKAIATIRRFLDARGFLEVETPVLQPMYGGAAAHPFMTHHRALDMPLFLRVADELYLKRLLVGGFERVYEIGHDFRNEGMDRTHNPEFTMLEWYQAYADYHEMQTMVEQLLVAVVQECRGGQQVTSAGTTIDFAAPFARVGFVDGIRAIAGFDPLEAGEEQLRQFLRDAGESADAVRDLAGARLLDELFKHTLEPTLIQPTFVVDYPRPLSPLAKAHRSDPRLTERFELFVNGTELANAFSELNDPDDQLARFEDQVRQRAAGDEEAHPIDADYVRALEYGMPPAGGLGLGIDRLVMLLTDQGSIRDVILFPAMRPESDQPRPPAGA
- a CDS encoding zinc-ribbon domain-containing protein, with protein sequence MNVTCPQCATVFRVDPAKVPEQGVRARCSVCSGLIAVRRPPIAAPPSPSLAPVELAAPATAPQPSQAPPAPPTNQPAAAPPQPPAIPVHQQVAPAADPVPAYGIGMGNAAAPPAPQPPAPAEAAAAPATSPAPPPAAAPPPSSAASQAGRFNNPFLQQDPSTRARRLARALVSDLVVYYPEKRQRGLAEGNLKELFGEEIRKSWEEYSEQVGHDVAANTPYFTEALNEILAEGRSLFG
- the cax gene encoding calcium/proton exchanger — encoded protein: MTSLETLRTRAVEESTAQGSGFVGAEHLFLAWLLDDGLAQQALVQAGISADEFRTIIASRRAPRPAGEGETSNALSSHAERALAAAAESATVAGRDPNGDDLFLALIKEPRGAIARALTMAKARPTELRRLVAPPPAARSGKRRDGSPPRERSGQPVQPAPVARKRDPEIDDIPEARAPERPRLAPPPRPAPAPTAAPKEHSWVLWIGLLAVPLTVGLKYLGVSSGWVFAVTCLGIIPLAGAIAQATEHLADHAGPTVSAVLNAAFGNATEVIVAIAALHAGYVDFVKASLTGSILGNLLLILGAALLAGGLRQPILKFNRTAAGMSSAMLAIAVAALMLPSMLRGTPADSHLQALSKLVAVLLAIIYLASLLFSLRTHRRIFTGAASGEDPHTRWPLGITVVVLAVATVLVAVESEFLVETIGPVTRSLGVSQGFLGLIVVPIVGNAAEHASAIVAARRGRIELAIQIALGSSTQVALLVAPILVLVGGVIGSGMNLVFPGFQVGALAAAVIVSALIVLDGESHWLEGVQLLALYLMIAAAAWFI